ttttttaattaaaagtgcCCTTTACTGGTTTTGCTCATGTTATAATCATTATGTAACACCTATCACATTTGGTAATCCTTAAAATAATCACTAATATCCAAAGTTCGTCCTATTAAGGATTCCATTAGTCAAAAAAGGCTGGTGGAATGTGATAAACCTTTTCCAATCAAActcttttttaattgtaatgAATTAATAGAGAATAATAccttaaagaagaaaatatacaaaCATACAACCTTAACATTAACATATAAGAAGAGGAACAAGATCCTCTCAATTTCAAGTttaaattcttttcattttgttcattttactgttaatattttattttttagatttagcaGTGCATAGAGCTACAAATTACCACTGTCCCTTGAAATTTGTCatagaaataataaaacatgatgaaattttaattaagttattttttttacccaaaaaaaaaccccactcTTATCGTTTAACCAATTGTGAGTTAAggactttctcaaaaaaaaaaaaaaaaaaaaattgtgagttaAGGACAGAATAAGGATTTCTTTATATTTGTTGTGCTTGTAACCCTGACAAGCCCAAACCATTGGGCTTCTATCCCTCCGTTGGGgcaacttctttttttcataattatcaTGTAGTTTATCTGGGCTTGTGATGGATTGTTATCTTAAGTTCTATGGTTGGGCTTAAAAGTTAGCCCAACCAACTAACTCTTTGCAAGttgtttattaatgaaaattcagggagatacttataaaaaaaaattgaataatattatatccacaaattattttataatatatttaaaatttgtaattacGGTAAATTCTTACTGTTTTTCGTCGGGACCGACTAATAACaatacttttttacttatcaataactGTTCACGACATCAAcagttagtaaaaaatattgtaaaatagtttgtaactctaacatttttctaacaaaataaaatgaaaagaagaacaaagggaaagaattgaaagaaataaaattcagGGAATTCTTTGGTCCAAATGgagcctttaaaaaaaaaaatttgaagcctCAATCAGCAATTAATAGTGGCCTCATGGGCCGGAAGATAGGCCCTCGATCTGTGGTCTAAACTTAAACGAGTGAACTTTGCCAGCAGACAGTGTTGCACAAATGCAATGCAGCATTTTCGGAATGTCTGATATGCCATATCTCGTGTAAAAGGTTCAACAGGATCTAGTTGAGTCCAATCTTACGTGTTTGGATCCCATTTTGTAGCCACTCAAGTTCAGATATTACAGACCAAATACAGGGCCATACTTGATCTGAGCCCAATTTGCCATATTTCCGTTAAAAGACTCAAAAGTTTcttaattcaaattaaaaaaaaaaagatttatgattagtttttttttttaatacaagatagaattttttctacagcttaatctaagtgtatatgtgtgtgaaacttcctcctagagacttgaaccccagctcTTGTTCCCTCACACTCTAGCCTagtcttgatttttttgaaCAGATTGGCAAGCCTTGCAAGTTACTATTGAGGTTACGTTATGCTTAAACAAAATCCTCACTCCTCCAATGTCATAATCAATGATTCAATGTAgtataattcatttttttttttcaatatcaagtaataaaatttaaacatagcCTGTGCATgtcaatttaaaataattattttctgTTAATTAACACAACAGTGGCTTACTTCTGGGTAATTAAGTATTACTTTTTCAATGAGCCAAAcaatcaaaatcacaaaatttgaggttttgttattttcagatttgaataCAAATACAATACTACAATCATGCCCATCTACACACGAAAAATGCTGTGAAAGCAACAATGTACTTCATCTTTCATATTGTATTTGAGAAATATGAGCAGCAACATAACAAGTTGCCAACCTAGTAAAAACACAAGCTCTTGGCATATATGAACTTTGTATAAATTTTaagacaaaataataaataagcaGGCTTTAAAGGGTTCAGTTAACAAATATTAAGTGTACTTTTTAAAGAGTCGGGCAATTTTTATTTAGGAGTATTTGTTTGTTAACTTTTGGTACTTCACAATGCAATGTAACTCACTAAATTTCTCCTTTATAGTTCCACTATAATACTCGTTAACAATAActttataagattttgttaacATGCATTTGTTGAGAACAGATTTAATGAGTCTTAATacattaagaagaagaagaaaaaaaagacaaatttccCTTTAaccaaagatttaaaaaaaaaaagattaaaaaaaaaagtttctcaaaaaaaaaaaagataaataaaaaaaagaaagaggacaAATATTTCTTTAACAAAAATGTGTAACTCCCAAAAGACCCGAACTTAGTCAATACTTTCGGCCTTCGTCAATTTCACTCATGTTAAAATTGAgagtaattatttttaactttgacTAGTTTTGCttcgaaaattaaaaaaaaaaacagaaaagaaaaagaatagtgtTGAAATTTGTCCATTAACTACCACCCAACAAAACTGATGATCTGTACTCACACCATGACCcccaagaaaaagaatgaagagcCAATAGAGTAACGCCACGTAGAAGACAGTCATAAACTCGAGTACGATGATGCACACCATAGTCACGCCTCTCCGTCTTTGGTTAacattcaaaacaaatatttgtCTGCAGAAGAAAAAGTTATCAACTAAAAACACCCAATAGCAGCAATAGCACACAGCtcacttcctctctctctctcagtctctctgCTCATTTTCtgtaaaactctctctctctctctctctctagaagctTCAGAACCTCAGTCCTCAAATGGCGTCCGTACTCAACACAGTTCCGTCCTTAAGATTATCGAACTTCAACAACACCAACCGAGTCCGAACTCGTCAAGTTTTCACACCGAATCCTGTGTCATTCACCAGTGAGTTCACTCCTCAATAGTTTTTATACTTTGTGCCTTTTGATTACCCAAAAAACAccaaagtagagaaaagaagcTGAAACTACTGACCTCATTATAAAAACTattcaaaaatttcaatcatagttactaaaattagttttttctttgtaaCCAAACACGGTCTAAGATTGAGTTGTTTGACTTTTTTTCAGGGCGGAGGCTTACGATTAGAGCAACTGAGACCGATGCAAATGAAGGTCttataaattaattagttaattaattaagttattttcgtgtttttaaaatttaagtagGAAGAAATTGAAGTTGAATTAAATGTGTGTTATGCAGTTAAACCTGAAGCACCGGATAACGCACCGGCAGCTGCCGGTTCAAGCTTCAACCAGCTTCTAGGTATTAAAGGAGCTGCACAAGAAACTGTGAGTTTGTTATTTGTGAATTTCAGTTTGAGCTCTCTTGGTATTATCATTCTGTgaattttttgagattttactTGGGTCAAACTTCacttttgtttattaatttgagatagtttcaacttatagtATTCGCTTCTAACGATAACTCATTAGACTAAGATACCAATAAaattttggtgtaggcgggatTGAACCtcatatctcttattcaattaaaaaaaattttagcagTTGAACTAATTGGAATCCACCCATAACTTTCATTTCACTAGGGGAAAATTGATTAAAAACCAGTTTTGggcaaaaaattatatatatattttgggttTGCTACGGCAGTGATAGAGCTTGACTAAATTATACATTGGCTGTCAACCTATCACaacctttttcctttttctgagctgcgaaaaaaaatataatactaaGCATAGATGTGggtgaaattttatatatatatatatatatatatatataacattagaATATAATGGTGTTTATTACACACACTCTTGCACACAACTGTACACACACTAAGGTCACAATTTCAGTGCAAATTCGTGTGTGTGCGTAACTTGGCATTCTGAATCagtttggactaaaaaaaatcctttagtATATAAATCTATACGTTAAATTTGTTGAAACATAGCTCTGATGCCATATTAGAATTGATGTTGGAAttaagagtgagagtgagaagaGAGAAATGGAGAGCGGAGGTAAAATTAATGTAGTTCGGCCTGCATGTAAGTTCTAGTATGTTGAATCTAGACCTGTTACAACAGGCTCGGGTCTTGGGCCTGATATCTCTAACACTAAATGCCCTGCATTGTCACaaaacttatttgttttttgatagCATCAATTACTTCCAGTAGAATTAGTATGAGTAAAAGATCCATGGATAAATAAAGAAGGGAGTCCTTCAAATCGTGACTAAATTTTCAGTTTATGATTTGTATAAAAGAGATCGAATCAAATTAGCTATTAAACAATGGCTTTGGTTTATTAGAGACATCATCATAGCATGTTGTTTTAGCTAGGAATATCGTTACAATCCCAGTCTTCTATGTAGAGTTGACATTGTGATTTGTATATTGCAGAATATATGGAAGATCCGACTTCAACTTACAAAGCCTGTTACTTGGCCTCCATTGGTATGGGGAGTGGTTTGTGGAGCTGCTGCATCTGGTACCCCCCTTTGCAAATTATCAGTAGCATTTTCTATCATGAATATTCTAATCCTTGTTTTTGAGCATTTTGTCAGTTTAAATGATACTTATGCTTTTCTCTATTAAATACTACTTCTTAATCTTCTTCCCCCATCCTAGTAACTTTGTTGTTATCATATATTTAGTGCTTGTTTGGAGTTGCTATACGAAGTAAATTGTTAATTGTAGAGCTTTAGTGGTAGAGTTTTTGTGATATAAAGCTTTGATTGAAAAGTTCTTTAAAATTGTTTGGCAAATGAGTGAATATAGCTTTAGACTTATGGATTTATAAAGCATGAACAGTAAAGCTGAAAAGAACTTGGAGACTAAAGTTGAATTTGGGACTTTTAGGGGGAATAAAAAAAggtctacaattttttttccccctaaatgCCCCAAATTCAACTTTAGTCTCCAAGTTCTTTTTAGCGAAATTGCCTAAGTATAGGAAATTTCAGCTAAAAGAGGTTAACCCCATTAAAGTATTGTTCAACCCCTCCTAAAGTAAAACCAGACGCGCCCTTAGTCCCCACTTGGTTAAACACCATAAAAACCTATAAATTGGGATAATTGTAAAATCTCTAATTCCTACTTTTGATAAATATTGTCAAGCTTTGGCCTCAAAGATCCATGTAGGATCCCAGACTGTGCGTGTGTGATTCAATTTTTCTTACATGACAGGAAATTTTCACTGGAATGTTGAGGATGTTGCCAAATCTATTGTTTGCATGATGATGTCTGGTCCATTTCTCACTGGCTACACACAGGTACAATCATGGGAGATTTAAATGGGGCTCCACTTTGACTGAATAGGTGCTTCAAGTTCATCTAACATAAACTTGTCTGCCTGTTACATTGTTCAGACGCTTAATGATTGGTATGACCGAGAAATCGATGCAATAAATGAACCTTATCGACCAATTCCTTCAGGGGCTATATCTGAGAATGAGGCATGTaattcaactttaaaaaaaaaaaaaaggatataggGACTTAACTGATTGTAATGTACATGTTTAACTGCCACAAAgcttattttctctcttcaaaAATTTTTCTCAGGTCATTACCCAAATTTGGTTGTTGCTTTTAGGAGGCCTTGGCTTGGCTGGCCTGTTAGATGTGTGGGTAGGTAATTTATAATGATTTATACATGTTACTCCATTTATAAATATTGGAAGATGAATTTCAATTCCTGATTTTTGTTCCTTACAGGCCGGGCATGATTTCCCTATAGTATTTTACCTTGCGCTTGGTGGATCCTTACTATCATACATATACTCTGCTCCACCCTTAAAGGTactttatgttattttttttttttttgtcttgtcATTAAGTCAAGCCATTCTACTTTCCTTCATGTAGCAGTCAAAACTCTGCATAAGACATGACTAAGTTCTAAACATTGTTGCAGCTGAAACAAAATGGATGGATTGGTAATTTTGCCCTGGGAGCAAGTTATATCAGTTTGCCATGGTGAGATATCCTGTGCTCTATTGTCTTTGCTAAAATGATGTAGACAGATTGAAGTTTTTCTGGGTGTCGTTAACATAttgcaattttttcatttattgaaTTATTCGTTCGTTATTATTCAAGGCATATCAACAGAGAAGTGTATGTCTTGTTGTAAGTGTTTGTCTACATGATGCACAGGATGAGACCATGACATATCTAATGGGGGATCCTTTTTGTAATGAAAACAGGCTTAATTGAACCACTATAATAACCAATTCATGATTTTTTCAGGAAAAAATTATAGGACTTTTGTTGTTTATCCATTGCTTACAGCCCAGGACTTTGTAAATTGGACGTTCATTACTATTGCTTGTTTGTGGGTCAAATGCCTAATAGGATGGGAAATCATTCAGGTTGTAGGTTAAATTCTTCCTTATGAGTTGCCTCAAACATGTTACTAGGATGCAAGTTTCATACAATAGGCTATTCAAGAACCATCATAAGTCTAATTTTCTAGGTTAATTAACTTTAAAAAGCTGAATTATGAGTATAGCTAGTTTTAATTTGATCTCTTATTGACAGGTGGGCTGGTCAAGCTTTATTTGGGACCCTTACACCAGACATAATTGTTCTGACTACCTTGTATAGCATAGCTGGGGTATGTTTTTTGGGAGAAGTTTGGTTATATATGTTACATGTGCGATCCGGTCATCACTATCTGATTATTGCTTCATTACTTTCAGTTGGGTATTGCCATTGTCAATGATTTTAAAAGTGTTGAAGGAGATAGAGAATTGGGACTTCAGGTACCTCTATTGTCTGTtacatattaattatataaattctCGCTATCTTAGAACACTTTATTGCCCATCCTTAGAAGTAGCTGTCACAACCTTTTGTATGGTAATGCTGTTTGAGCAGTCACTTCCAGTTGCTTTCGGTGAAGAAACCGCGAAATGGATTTGCGTTGGTGCTATTGACATAACTCAGATATCTGTGGCTGGTACATCATTTTTATCTATTTccaatatttatatttctttaaagaaatatattttttttgaagatatatttctttaaacaaatattttttgttgctgATGTTATGTCACAATGTATTGAACAATGGGATTGATGTTGCAGGTTATCTGCTAGGGGCTGGTAAACCATACTATGCTTTAGCATTACTTGCTTTGATAATACCACAAGTCATTTTTCAGGTAAAGCACTTACAAAGGTTCTCCACCGTAGAAGTTAAGGTTCAACATTGAATATTTGGTGCTTTCCTTTTATTGTAGTTGAGTATTCATGTGGTTATACTTATATCTTGATGTAAAACATAGTTACAATTCCTTGGGTGTTATACCTTAGGTTCCCCAATTAAATCAATAACGTAGTTGCATTGACCAATGAAGCATGGATGATGTTATCTTTTTCCAAGGATGATAAATTGATTAGATTCAACTGTATGGTTCATTGGTTAATGCAGCCACACGATTGAATTAATTGGGGAATCTAAAGTACAAATGGAACTGTATCTCAGTTTCACGGCTTTCACCCTCTATCTTGCTACTTAAATTTCTTTGCCTTCTATTATGAAAGGTAGCCAGTTGCGACGagtattaaaaagaaagtttaTTGAACTGTCATCCTTATAATAATCTACTAATATATGATTTGTGTTTCGTTtcattattttagaaaataagcaCTGCTAATactaatactttttattttttatttttgataagtactcTTCTAATACCAATTCTTGTGCACTGCAGTTTCAGTATTTCCTCAAAGACCCTGTTAAGTATGACGTGAAGTACCAGGTATCTCCATTTATTGAATTACAGCTTTACAAGGATTTTCCTGAAAATTAAACTTGCCAATAAAGAAATTTCATAAAGGATATAACTTCTactttcaaaaaactatttagTCAATTAGTACAAGATCAACCAGCACAAGTGGATAACTTCACGGTTTGATATGCCACATGAATTAACAAGGACCTCCAAAACAACCCATACAGCTTTATAGGTGAACTATTCATAATGGTGTGGATTATAAGCTCTCAAAGTCCTGGACATCCGATACCCACCTAGATCTTCCATGTCTGActcttttttgataatcttcCATGTCTAATTCTGATCAGCATATGTTTATCCTATATGTATGTTTCAGGCAAGTGCCCAGCCATTTCTTGTGCTTGGTCTTTTGGTGACTGCTTTAGCAACCAGCCATTGAATTTTCATGCGGGACTTTCTAAATGACACTGTGGAGAGAGAGACAAGAGATGGACGCAGAGTGAAATGCTCATTGAACACACCTGCTTTGGTGCACAAACCACACGAATCAAATAATACTGCTTTGTTAAGTGATAGGCATGTTCTGCTGATTAAACTATCACGGTAGCCCCTTTTAAGCCGTTGCCTGAGGCAAGATCGGCGTAGGCTTGTCAATCATTGTATGTCTATTTTTTCCTGTTTATACAGTTTttgctttttcatttttggttttttgcttTCTAGTCTTGTAAATGTGCGATGGTTTGTTGTAGCATTGTGCTTTATTAGCATTCTTCCTTGATTTTTACTTCTCAAAGCACGAGATGCCCAGAAAATGCATTCCTGAATCCTGATAATGCTCTGAATTTACATTTTGTTTCAAACGGAATTTCCTTACATTTTTAAATATGTCCATTGATCCCATTACCTTATTTGCTCAAACTTCAGAACTTTGAAATTCACTCTCTCGTGTTAAAACTtcagaattttgaattttgaattttgaattttgaattttgaattttgaattttcacttccTTTTGTATAGAATGACACTTCTTTTACTTCGTATGATACATCTCACACTTGTTCTTAATGAGTCTGTTCCCTAACCAATAAACACGAAGAAAAACAGCCTACCTCATTTTAGATTTGGACTGGATAGAAAGCCTAAATTCAAGCTGGAAGGTCCAAGGAGGCCCCAAATTTTGGGAATGTCCGAATATTTTGGtttgcaaaaccaaaaaaaaaaaaaactgttgctATTTATTGGGCTAATTTAGAGGTCAACATTCAACAAACCGAAATCCAAAGTCATTTCTAGAAAGAGAGACTACTTTATTGGATTTCGCTTAACCAGTATAAAAGACAAGGATAGCAAAATGAGCAAAGCATggattttatttcattaatcaTTTTGCAACAACCAAATAGCGTCAAGGAAATAACCACCTTAGcagtataaattttttaatgacgtCTGCGAATAAATTGAAGTTTTATCCCATTTCTTAATAGCGTTTTATTAATGTGTGCCAAGAtagattattttgaaaatttttttattgagaagaaaaaaagtgattaacttaaaaaaaaaaatttattgaaaaataaaaaagtaattaactgttttgacattttttataaaacattttttttttcaatttttcatgttgaatttttttttttcaaaaataaatgattaatatATACCCTAAAGATATATATTAACCGGACCATCTTCTATATAATTCGACTTCATAGACACCAACCGAGATCATAGGTATTTGCGTGTGTACATATATTGGAATGTTCCATgcagacaaataaaaaatacactAAGTTCAACCAAAAAGTTTAGAATCAACTATTGAAAGAGTAATAACAAGCCAACCGTTGCATAAAAAAGAGGGCACCATGCAttataggaagaaaaaaaaaaaaagacaacatcCTGATACCATATATCACGCCCTTCCCATTCTAGCTAAGCTAGACTTCAGCATAAACTTAAAACTAAGATAGAATACAAAGCACAAACCAGAAATTTCACACCTACTAAACCTAAACCATTTCATTCTACAAAAACATAAAGAGACATCACACAAAGCCTAGCTAGCCAGAGTTCCAAAACTCGTTAGTAGCGATCAACGGCTCTAAGTCCTGAACTTGGACTCATCAATCTCGATGCCTTTGTCAGCAGCATGCTCTCCTCCactcttgtccatggtgctgaGTCCGCCTTTGCGGCCCATCTCCTGGTATCCCTCATGTCCCATCTGATCTTTCCTAGCCTGTCCTCCTTTGCTGCCCAACTTTTGGTACCCCTCATGTCCCAACTGCTCCCTCCTTGTCTGCCCTCCACGGCTACGTCCTACATcgatcaccaccaccaccaacaatgCCAATTAGGACATCTTAAATTGAATCAACACTTAAAACTGCTtaattattccaaaattttaagccGTTAACAATGATCTACGGTATTTAATCATTAATTATCTACATTGATCACCACTACCACCAACACTGAACCAACACTAAAAACTGTTTatttcaaaagtttaagctattaacAATGATCTACAGTATTTAATCATTAATTAATTGTTCTGATAAACTCCTAATAATATAGGAAAATAACTAATGCACGCAAGTTATTGCAcacaaagttaaaaaatttatacaaagtcaaaaaatttattacacaACTTTGTGTACGTTGTGTAATAGGCTGAGTGATAAACACTGTAATTTGAGCATGtctaaacttattttttaaatgttaaataatatatattttttattattgaaatgaTGTCCAAAATTCTTCagcataatttatttttttattattaaaatttatgtccaaaattcTTCAGCACCTAATTAGTATTCCCTCATACTTATGTATAGTCACACACcggattttattattaaaactttttttttaattgtgattaatcacaaaaaaaagttttaaacgTTTTAAGAGAAGTCATAATTTATTAGAACATGTGATATGAGTTGTTCTATTCTTTACAGAATTgataattaatcaaatcatatatatatatctctttgAAGAAAAAGTCAACTTAAACTTTATAtatgagaatgaaaattttatcattaagaAAGGTAAAGTGGAGAATTATATATGAAAGAGGCCCTActacttgtaagtgcacaattgcacctggacccaaagaagattatgggctcaggcccaatgagccttgaacaataaaatttgtagagtgtgggcttgaaacctaggttagaagtactgggagtttgataataaacttttataaataaacacaagtaaataacgaacgataaaggcaaatggatctcctcggacttgagccgaTGACTACCTCTTTATTATTTCtacttcttccttaaagattacactttctcaatttctttcttagctaccgcccccctttctttggcctttaccccccttttatacttccttccctgatactttttgaacagccGACTGTAAGCTTTCCACCTCACCGTTCGTGGGTCAcctccccataaatgcggccagagtAGAAAGgcagcctttaatgcggaggtggcagcctttactcttgatattttctttaatactggtgcatctagaagatttaggatgtccccttttatccattagtctttccagagttgtgcctttgACCTTTATAACAAAATCTTGaattctcttggatctgtctgaggtgaaactctccctcggccgtatcctcggaccctcggcgtatgggccaactcatagagtttaatcctggagcaggtcggccccccatgttacagcccaaaggcccatatgcccatttgggcccttttactccccacaatagcccctaaaaactctatttttcatcatccgaggagaaaaatagggttttgatccaacgaacactTCCTCCACACTTTCTGTAAATAACCAAACGTGTGAAAACCGTTCTGCGTTCCAGagggtgacacttggcggttttattttcaaaaacgcgcgcatttattactataagttacaccttgtcccccacgttcaacggtgagatgggcatccaacggtcctcattattccatgaaaatttgggcgggataaacataatttcgaggccgctttccgcacaccgtgacgcttcgggaacctgcgccttcatttaattcatcaaggactaatcccatcaaaacatcagtaaacatactttacccgcagaaaaccgtggaactCTGCACAACTTAAGATTCGTAAGTTTTTGATTCTCcctttcttaaccttttctcctcggatcttgtcctcggctatccttgtagatattttcccttttagagtttagtctttcgTCCCTCCCTGATGgaaaaatttaagtgtctagttgatactgccgctggaatggaaggcttcagagccaagtatcacattcccggcgatgtaggtttaaaatattgcccggcggaagccgtggccggctctagaaaggagggagaggttatcatcccaatgatagccttcgtagagggtgggatgaccctcccaatgaagcctgtaactagggagtaccttcgcaaccatcggttgtgtcccgatcagtgcctcccaaacgtttttagagttttgggtagcgtcgatgctctaaacgagcaaatgggtctaaacctcacctgacacgatgtcgtctttctgtacgagtcccacaaactttccaaagtaggttactacattaaatcccgctccagcgtcgttaggctaatatcccgtctgcccaaatccaacaaaggcatgaaggatgactacctgatcgtctctaggaactggcacgacggcctccactgcccagttgagtggggagatccaggtgcgacaccttaggattaacctccccccGCACAAAttcctctaacactcacaaaaaaaTGCGTATTCACCTGTATTCAcgtttatttaggtttattgtgtg
This genomic stretch from Castanea sativa cultivar Marrone di Chiusa Pesio chromosome 9, ASM4071231v1 harbors:
- the LOC142608625 gene encoding chlorophyll synthase, chloroplastic, which produces MASVLNTVPSLRLSNFNNTNRVRTRQVFTPNPVSFTRRRLTIRATETDANEVKPEAPDNAPAAAGSSFNQLLGIKGAAQETNIWKIRLQLTKPVTWPPLVWGVVCGAAASGNFHWNVEDVAKSIVCMMMSGPFLTGYTQTLNDWYDREIDAINEPYRPIPSGAISENEVITQIWLLLLGGLGLAGLLDVWAGHDFPIVFYLALGGSLLSYIYSAPPLKLKQNGWIGNFALGASYISLPWWAGQALFGTLTPDIIVLTTLYSIAGLGIAIVNDFKSVEGDRELGLQSLPVAFGEETAKWICVGAIDITQISVAGYLLGAGKPYYALALLALIIPQVIFQFQYFLKDPVKYDVKYQASAQPFLVLGLLVTALATSH
- the LOC142611362 gene encoding em protein H5 isoform X2; this translates as MASGQERSELDSRARQGETVVPGGTGGKSLEAQEHLAEGRSKGGQARKDQMGHEGYQEMGRKGGLSTMDKSGGEHAADKGIEIDESKFRT
- the LOC142611362 gene encoding protein SLE1 isoform X1 is translated as MASGQERSELDSRARQGETVVPGGTGGKSLEAQEHLAEGRSRGGQTRREQLGHEGYQKLGSKGGQARKDQMGHEGYQEMGRKGGLSTMDKSGGEHAADKGIEIDESKFRT